From the genome of Lentilactobacillus buchneri, one region includes:
- the lpdA gene encoding dihydrolipoyl dehydrogenase has protein sequence MADVEKKETVIIGAGPGGYVAAIRASELGQKVTLIEKSDTLGGVCLNVGCVPSKALIAAGHRLQEANDASTYGITTQPATIDFAKTQEWKQKKVVDRMTSGVKMLLNKHKVEIIHGEAVLDSDTQLRVMPTGPQQFMSADTGTTIQFDNLIIASGSHPIEIPGFKFDGRVIDSTGGLNLPEIPKEFVVIGGGYVGTELAGAYANLGAHVTIIEGLDSILNGFTKDMVSLVVKNLKKKGVDIHTSAKAISSSQDDNSVSVTYEEDGKQTTIKADYCMVTVGRRPNTDDLGLEYTKVKLDDHGIVQTDIQGRTDSEHIFAIGDIASGPALAHKAFFQGKVAAGAISGKNTANDYVGVPAVCFSDPEIAVVGMTQAQAKDKNIEVSTSKFPFAGNARAVSLDEADGFVRLIFTKDDKTIVGGEIVGPGASDLVAELSLAVNSHMNVEDIALTIHPHPTLSEPVQEAADVGLGFPTHI, from the coding sequence ATGGCTGATGTTGAAAAGAAAGAAACAGTAATTATCGGAGCTGGCCCTGGTGGCTACGTTGCCGCAATCCGTGCATCCGAATTAGGACAAAAAGTAACCCTGATTGAAAAATCAGATACACTTGGCGGTGTTTGTTTAAACGTTGGTTGTGTTCCTTCCAAAGCTTTGATCGCTGCTGGGCATCGTCTGCAGGAAGCTAACGATGCTTCGACGTATGGAATTACAACTCAACCAGCTACAATCGATTTTGCGAAAACCCAAGAGTGGAAGCAAAAGAAGGTTGTCGACCGAATGACCAGTGGTGTTAAGATGCTTCTTAACAAGCACAAAGTTGAAATCATTCATGGAGAAGCTGTTCTTGACAGTGATACTCAATTACGAGTAATGCCTACAGGACCACAACAATTCATGAGTGCCGATACCGGAACCACGATTCAGTTTGACAACTTAATCATTGCCAGTGGATCACATCCAATTGAAATCCCTGGTTTCAAGTTTGACGGTCGGGTGATTGACTCGACTGGCGGCTTGAACCTGCCAGAAATTCCAAAAGAATTTGTCGTTATCGGTGGTGGCTATGTTGGAACCGAATTAGCCGGTGCATACGCTAACTTAGGTGCCCATGTAACAATCATTGAAGGATTGGATTCCATCTTGAATGGATTTACCAAAGACATGGTTTCATTAGTTGTTAAGAACTTGAAGAAGAAGGGCGTTGATATTCATACCAGTGCCAAAGCAATTTCTTCAAGTCAAGATGACAACAGCGTGTCTGTTACCTACGAAGAAGATGGCAAGCAGACCACTATCAAAGCTGATTACTGCATGGTCACTGTTGGTCGTCGTCCTAACACCGATGATCTTGGCTTGGAATACACCAAGGTTAAGTTGGACGATCACGGCATTGTCCAAACTGATATCCAAGGCAGAACCGATTCTGAGCATATCTTCGCAATTGGTGATATTGCTTCAGGTCCTGCATTGGCTCATAAAGCATTCTTCCAAGGCAAAGTTGCTGCCGGTGCAATTTCCGGTAAGAATACTGCCAACGATTATGTTGGCGTTCCAGCAGTCTGCTTCTCAGATCCAGAAATCGCCGTTGTTGGTATGACTCAAGCCCAAGCCAAGGATAAGAACATTGAAGTTTCCACTTCGAAGTTCCCATTCGCAGGTAATGCGCGTGCCGTATCACTTGATGAAGCCGACGGATTTGTCCGTTTGATCTTCACCAAAGACGATAAGACGATCGTGGGTGGCGAAATTGTTGGACCAGGTGCCAGTGATTTGGTTGCTGAATTAAGTTTAGCAGTTAACAGTCACATGAATGTTGAGGATATTGCCCTGACCATTCATCCACACCCAACCTTGAGCGAACCAGTTCAAGAAGCTGCGGATGTTGGATTAGGATTCCCAACTCATATTTAA
- a CDS encoding UPF0223 family protein — MAEGYEYPLIDGLDVDEIIDVVNFFEAIEKAYEEAEGIKRADFIKAYRKFQEVVPAKMEQKQLEKEFANRSGYDSYEVIKLSKDGQAANLKVREA; from the coding sequence ATGGCCGAGGGGTATGAGTACCCACTAATTGATGGTTTGGATGTTGATGAAATTATTGACGTTGTTAATTTTTTTGAGGCAATTGAAAAGGCGTATGAGGAAGCTGAAGGCATTAAACGAGCAGACTTTATCAAAGCTTATCGGAAATTCCAAGAGGTGGTCCCTGCCAAAATGGAACAGAAACAATTGGAGAAGGAATTTGCCAATCGTTCCGGATATGATTCCTACGAAGTCATCAAGCTTTCCAAGGATGGGCAGGCAGCTAATTTGAAGGTACGTGAGGCATAG
- a CDS encoding inositol monophosphatase family protein, which translates to MEINELKQIDKTVKGWLHESRDNVLRKIDTRLEVDTKTSRRDLVTNIDKQNEKFLVGKIREFDSNAKILGEEGFGDQVHSTEGQIWIVDPIDGTMNFVKQRNHFAIMIALYEDGKGLLGYVMDVIGKHLLSGGPDIGVFDNGHPLPPVKDTPLREGLIGLSGPMVLHNDYNMVDIAQQSLGMRIYGSAGIDIISVLRGELVGYISYLKPWDFGAGRILCETAGLKMTTIDGQRLDVLSSTPVLLATRNAHQDILTIVSQ; encoded by the coding sequence ATGGAAATTAACGAACTCAAACAAATTGATAAAACGGTTAAAGGTTGGCTGCATGAGTCACGGGACAACGTTCTAAGAAAAATTGACACCCGACTGGAAGTTGATACTAAGACCAGTCGACGTGATTTGGTGACCAACATTGATAAACAAAATGAAAAGTTTTTAGTCGGTAAAATCCGTGAATTTGACTCCAACGCCAAGATTTTGGGTGAAGAGGGATTTGGCGACCAGGTTCATTCAACAGAAGGACAGATCTGGATTGTGGACCCAATTGACGGGACGATGAACTTTGTCAAGCAGCGGAATCATTTTGCTATCATGATTGCCCTTTATGAGGACGGCAAAGGCCTCCTTGGCTATGTAATGGACGTCATTGGTAAGCATTTGTTGTCTGGCGGACCGGATATCGGCGTATTTGACAACGGCCACCCGCTGCCGCCGGTCAAGGACACACCGCTTCGAGAAGGGTTAATTGGCCTAAGTGGGCCGATGGTTCTTCACAACGATTACAATATGGTAGACATTGCCCAACAGTCTTTGGGAATGCGCATTTATGGCAGTGCTGGAATTGATATTATTTCCGTTCTCCGTGGTGAATTGGTTGGATACATTTCTTATCTGAAGCCCTGGGATTTTGGGGCAGGCAGAATTCTGTGCGAAACTGCCGGACTTAAGATGACAACTATTGACGGACAGCGATTAGATGTGTTATCATCAACACCAGTATTGTTAGCAACACGAAATGCACATCAAGACATTCTTACAATTGTAAGTCAATGA
- the typA gene encoding translational GTPase TypA, translating to MDTKLKTRDDIRNIAIIAHVDHGKTTLVNEMLKQSDTLDQHVQIEDRALDSNAIERERGITILSKNTAVRYGDKQINILDTPGHADFGGEVERIMRMVDGCLLVVDAFEGTMPQTRFVLKKALEQHLTPIVVINKVDREGARPQEVVDEVLDLFIELGADEEQLDFPVVYASAMNGTSSYDPDISKQEHTMKPIFDTIVKDIPAPIDNSDEPLQFQVAMLDYNDFVGRIGIGRIFRGTIKVGDSVTVMKLDGSKQNFRVTKLMGFFGLKKEDIQSAKAGDLIAVSGMEDINVGETVVDPKDPEPLPILRIDAPTLQMTFGTNTSPFAGQDGKFVTARQLGDRLKRELHTDVSLRVEDTDQPGSWIVSGRGELHLSILVETLRREGFELQASRPEVIYREIDGTMCEPFESVQIDTPDEYTGSIIDTLSQRKGTMQNMETTDNGQTRLTFLAPSRGLIGYSTEFLSLTRGYGILNHTFEKYMPVIKGWNPGRTKGTLVSMNAGKATTYAMMGIESRGTLLIDPGTEVYEGMIVGENNRENDITVNITKGKNLTNVRAAGSDDMARIKTPTHLSLEESLEFLNEDELCEVTPHFIRLRKKILNSNTREKEAKKKRHN from the coding sequence TTGGATACTAAATTAAAAACACGCGACGACATTCGTAACATTGCTATTATTGCCCACGTTGACCACGGTAAGACGACTCTGGTTAACGAAATGTTGAAGCAGTCAGATACGCTTGATCAACACGTACAAATTGAGGATCGGGCTCTTGACTCGAATGCGATCGAACGTGAACGGGGAATCACCATTCTGTCAAAGAACACGGCCGTTCGATATGGCGACAAACAAATCAACATCCTGGATACCCCAGGACATGCGGACTTCGGTGGTGAAGTTGAGCGGATCATGCGAATGGTTGACGGCTGTTTACTTGTCGTTGATGCTTTCGAAGGCACTATGCCTCAGACTCGTTTCGTTTTGAAGAAAGCTCTTGAACAACACTTAACCCCAATCGTTGTGATTAACAAGGTTGACCGTGAAGGTGCCCGTCCTCAAGAAGTTGTGGATGAAGTTCTTGACTTGTTCATCGAACTTGGTGCCGACGAGGAACAGCTTGATTTTCCAGTTGTCTATGCGTCAGCTATGAACGGAACTTCCAGTTATGATCCTGATATCAGCAAACAGGAACATACTATGAAGCCAATCTTTGACACCATTGTTAAAGACATTCCAGCACCAATTGACAATTCAGATGAACCCCTCCAATTCCAAGTTGCAATGCTTGACTATAATGACTTCGTTGGTCGAATCGGTATTGGCCGAATCTTCCGCGGTACAATCAAGGTTGGTGACAGTGTTACTGTTATGAAACTTGATGGTTCCAAGCAGAACTTCCGAGTTACCAAATTAATGGGATTCTTCGGTTTGAAGAAGGAAGATATCCAGTCCGCTAAAGCCGGTGATTTGATTGCCGTTTCCGGAATGGAAGACATCAACGTTGGTGAAACGGTGGTTGATCCTAAAGATCCAGAGCCACTACCAATTCTTAGAATTGATGCCCCAACACTGCAAATGACCTTTGGTACCAACACTTCACCATTTGCCGGCCAAGACGGTAAATTCGTGACCGCCCGTCAATTGGGTGATCGTTTGAAGCGTGAACTTCACACCGATGTTTCATTACGTGTTGAAGATACCGACCAACCCGGGTCATGGATTGTTTCCGGTCGTGGTGAGCTGCATTTGTCAATTTTAGTTGAAACCCTTCGTCGCGAAGGCTTTGAATTGCAAGCTTCACGTCCAGAAGTTATCTACCGAGAAATTGACGGCACAATGTGCGAACCATTTGAATCCGTTCAAATCGATACTCCGGATGAATATACCGGTTCGATTATTGATACCCTTTCACAACGTAAAGGTACCATGCAGAACATGGAAACAACCGACAATGGTCAGACTCGTTTGACATTCTTGGCACCATCACGTGGTTTGATCGGTTATTCAACTGAATTCCTGTCATTAACCCGTGGATATGGTATCTTGAACCATACTTTCGAGAAATACATGCCAGTTATCAAGGGCTGGAACCCTGGCCGTACCAAGGGAACCTTGGTTTCAATGAACGCCGGCAAAGCAACGACCTATGCAATGATGGGTATCGAAAGCCGTGGAACATTGTTAATCGATCCAGGTACCGAAGTCTACGAAGGAATGATCGTTGGTGAAAACAACCGTGAGAATGATATCACTGTTAACATCACCAAAGGTAAGAACCTGACCAACGTTCGTGCTGCCGGTTCAGATGATATGGCCCGGATTAAGACACCAACTCATCTTTCACTCGAAGAATCACTTGAATTCTTGAATGAAGATGAATTGTGTGAAGTAACCCCACACTTCATCCGTTTGAGAAAGAAAATTTTGAACTCAAACACCCGTGAAAAAGAAGCTAAAAAGAAGCGTCATAACTAA
- a CDS encoding FtsW/RodA/SpoVE family cell cycle protein, with protein sequence MGKARLKNLDYVIFIPYIVMSIIGVVMVYSASANISLQNGGSPLSYLIKQLFFVVLSVIIVGVMTAMNIKYLRKPKFLKFLLYALIVVLIGLLLVGKTINGAAGWIHLGPINIQPAEFVKFFLIIWLADTIDKAQPEITLSFRDWWNHMKWPLFFTAVLIALILKQPDSGGAAINLAIAFILFNCSGFSWKRALAIIYGCMVAAVLAFEFILVPMAKSDSFSHSYQLQRIVAFTNPFGHAQGTGQQVVNSYYAISNGGLFGVGLGNSVQKTGYLPEPNTDFIMSILTEELGAITAVIVLALLTVIILRTVQIGVRSNDTYQSLVCYGVATYMSIQTFFNMGGVLGVLPITGVTFPFISYGGSSILTLSFCLGLVLNISSRQRMERKALIAARN encoded by the coding sequence ATGGGGAAAGCACGTTTAAAAAATCTCGACTATGTTATTTTTATTCCGTATATTGTGATGTCGATTATCGGTGTTGTGATGGTCTATTCTGCCAGCGCAAATATTTCGCTGCAGAACGGGGGGAGTCCGCTGAGTTACCTGATCAAGCAGTTATTCTTTGTCGTCCTTAGTGTTATTATTGTTGGCGTGATGACGGCAATGAACATTAAGTACTTACGCAAACCCAAATTTTTGAAATTCTTACTGTATGCTCTGATTGTTGTTTTGATTGGTCTGCTGTTAGTTGGCAAAACCATCAATGGCGCAGCTGGGTGGATTCACTTAGGGCCAATTAACATCCAGCCGGCCGAGTTCGTGAAGTTCTTTTTGATCATTTGGCTTGCCGACACAATTGATAAGGCTCAACCAGAGATCACGCTGTCTTTTCGGGACTGGTGGAATCACATGAAATGGCCGTTGTTCTTTACCGCCGTTTTGATTGCGTTGATTCTCAAGCAGCCTGATTCAGGTGGTGCTGCCATTAATTTGGCAATTGCCTTTATTCTGTTTAACTGTAGTGGCTTTTCATGGAAACGAGCTTTGGCAATCATTTATGGTTGTATGGTGGCTGCCGTGCTGGCATTTGAATTTATTCTGGTACCAATGGCCAAATCGGATTCGTTCTCCCATTCCTATCAACTGCAACGAATTGTCGCGTTTACCAATCCTTTTGGTCACGCGCAGGGGACAGGTCAACAGGTGGTTAACTCCTATTACGCTATAAGTAACGGCGGCCTTTTCGGTGTCGGCCTCGGAAATAGTGTTCAAAAAACCGGGTATCTGCCTGAGCCCAACACCGATTTTATTATGTCGATTTTAACCGAAGAGCTGGGGGCGATTACGGCTGTCATTGTGTTGGCATTATTGACAGTGATCATTTTGCGAACAGTCCAAATTGGTGTTCGCAGTAACGATACTTATCAAAGCCTGGTTTGCTACGGCGTTGCAACTTATATGAGTATTCAAACATTCTTTAACATGGGTGGTGTTTTGGGGGTCCTGCCAATTACTGGTGTGACCTTCCCGTTTATCAGTTATGGCGGTTCAAGTATTTTGACCCTTTCGTTTTGTTTGGGACTGGTACTGAATATCAGTAGTCGTCAGCGGATGGAACGAAAAGCACTTATCGCTGCCAGAAATTAA
- a CDS encoding YlbG family protein: MALTVQPTTGLIVYLHSIRHSRNLKSYGRLYYVSKRMRYGLIYVNKDDEEEITKKLASQSWVKQVVPSHLNELVQEVEGKTELDDDDSVDEDY; this comes from the coding sequence ATGGCTTTAACTGTTCAACCCACGACCGGGTTAATCGTTTATTTACATTCGATTCGTCATTCCAGAAATCTGAAGTCATATGGCCGACTGTATTACGTCTCCAAACGGATGCGCTATGGTTTGATCTATGTGAACAAAGATGATGAGGAAGAGATTACTAAAAAATTGGCTTCTCAAAGTTGGGTTAAGCAGGTGGTCCCTTCACATTTGAATGAATTGGTCCAAGAAGTTGAAGGTAAAACCGAGTTGGACGATGACGATTCGGTTGACGAAGATTATTAG
- the rsmD gene encoding 16S rRNA (guanine(966)-N(2))-methyltransferase RsmD, translating into MRIVSGKYGGIRLNPVKSDQTRPTTDKVKESLFSMTGPYYHGGRFLDLFAGSGAVGIEAVSRGMDSAVLVDRQYQAIKTIKDNIAKIHAEDQFTVIKGNAEMVLKQLAANGDRFDQVFLDPPYKLQKIVTTLEELKSLDLLTEGATVICETDNHTELPLNLDGFHAAKQKNYGLTNLTIYDYQMGNAQ; encoded by the coding sequence ATGAGGATTGTATCAGGAAAATACGGTGGCATCCGCTTAAACCCGGTGAAGAGCGATCAAACTCGGCCGACCACTGATAAGGTGAAAGAATCATTATTCAGTATGACCGGGCCCTATTATCATGGTGGTCGGTTCTTGGATCTGTTTGCGGGTTCGGGAGCAGTTGGCATCGAGGCTGTTTCCAGAGGGATGGATAGTGCTGTGCTTGTTGATCGACAGTATCAAGCGATCAAAACAATCAAAGACAACATTGCCAAAATTCACGCTGAAGATCAGTTTACCGTGATTAAAGGTAACGCCGAGATGGTTTTAAAACAATTAGCTGCCAATGGGGATCGGTTCGACCAGGTTTTTCTGGATCCACCCTATAAGCTTCAAAAGATCGTGACCACTTTGGAAGAATTGAAAAGCCTCGATCTATTGACTGAAGGGGCGACGGTAATTTGTGAAACTGATAACCACACTGAATTGCCGCTCAATCTCGATGGATTTCACGCAGCCAAGCAAAAAAATTATGGACTCACAAATTTGACGATTTATGACTATCAAATGGGGAATGCGCAATGA
- the coaD gene encoding pantetheine-phosphate adenylyltransferase: protein MTKALYAGSFDPITFGHIDVIKRASRIFDKVYVAISINTHKHALFTDEERAEFARQALNQLPNVDVVVSEELTVQLAHSLGATVLVRGVRGGSDLDSEMSIAGLNEKLADDIQTIFIPTAANYRDLSSSMIKEIAKFHGDVSKFVPGPVAQALNDKYQQ, encoded by the coding sequence ATGACAAAAGCTTTATATGCAGGTAGTTTTGACCCGATCACCTTCGGTCACATTGATGTCATCAAACGGGCCAGCCGAATTTTTGACAAGGTGTACGTTGCTATCAGTATTAACACCCACAAACATGCTTTGTTCACCGATGAGGAGCGGGCTGAGTTTGCCCGCCAGGCATTAAATCAGTTACCCAATGTCGACGTTGTGGTCTCTGAAGAGCTGACCGTCCAGCTTGCCCATTCCTTGGGCGCAACGGTCTTAGTCAGAGGCGTTCGCGGCGGCAGTGACCTGGATTCCGAGATGTCAATCGCGGGGCTTAACGAGAAGTTGGCCGACGATATTCAAACCATTTTTATCCCAACCGCGGCCAACTATCGCGACCTCTCATCGAGTATGATCAAAGAGATCGCTAAGTTCCATGGCGATGTATCAAAATTTGTTCCAGGACCTGTTGCACAGGCATTGAATGACAAGTATCAACAATAA
- a CDS encoding SepM family pheromone-processing serine protease: MKKWVKKYLIWFAILLFVAIGFLWPLPKYIEGPGDAANLSKIVNIQGHPDRQKGQFMLMSVSISQARPFTYLYAKLSPYYSIEPEEDVTGGQDMKEYSKVQQIYMDGSINSAIYTAYHQAHKAVKIKYSGIYVMSLMKNSNFKNKLKVGDVVVALDGHHFKSSLGFIKYVKQQKYGQKLTVTYKRHGKLHQATAPLGMIAKHRAGIGITLTDDVQVKPKIPIKVHPGQVGGPSGGLMFALQIYSQLTNKNLRHGQKVAGTGTVDGLGNVGEIGGIDKKVITAKKHDAKIFLAPYVKPTKTILKYEEGHQTNYQLAKATAKKYAPSMKVIPVKTFAQAVSILEKNQ; the protein is encoded by the coding sequence ATGAAAAAGTGGGTTAAAAAATATTTAATTTGGTTTGCCATTTTACTTTTTGTGGCGATCGGCTTTTTGTGGCCGCTTCCCAAATACATTGAGGGACCTGGTGACGCCGCTAATCTGAGTAAAATTGTGAACATCCAAGGTCATCCCGACCGACAGAAAGGTCAGTTTATGCTGATGTCTGTCAGCATCTCTCAAGCCCGACCATTTACTTATCTTTATGCCAAGCTCAGCCCATATTATTCGATTGAGCCGGAAGAAGACGTGACCGGTGGCCAAGATATGAAGGAGTATAGTAAGGTCCAACAAATATACATGGACGGATCGATCAATAGCGCCATTTACACAGCCTATCATCAAGCCCATAAAGCCGTTAAGATTAAGTATTCCGGCATTTATGTCATGAGTTTGATGAAAAATTCCAACTTTAAAAATAAGCTGAAGGTCGGCGACGTGGTGGTTGCTTTGGATGGGCATCATTTTAAGAGTTCCTTGGGCTTCATCAAGTATGTTAAGCAGCAAAAATATGGTCAGAAACTGACGGTCACCTATAAACGTCACGGCAAATTGCATCAAGCCACGGCGCCACTTGGCATGATTGCCAAGCATCGGGCAGGTATTGGCATCACTTTGACCGATGATGTTCAAGTGAAGCCTAAGATTCCAATTAAGGTTCACCCTGGTCAAGTTGGCGGGCCTTCCGGTGGTCTCATGTTTGCCCTCCAGATTTATAGTCAGTTGACCAACAAGAATCTGCGTCACGGTCAAAAAGTTGCTGGAACTGGAACGGTCGATGGGTTGGGCAACGTTGGCGAAATCGGTGGAATTGATAAAAAAGTCATCACTGCTAAAAAGCATGATGCGAAAATTTTCCTTGCACCATATGTGAAGCCAACCAAAACAATTTTGAAGTATGAGGAAGGCCACCAGACGAATTATCAACTGGCAAAAGCAACGGCGAAAAAATATGCCCCATCAATGAAAGTGATTCCCGTTAAGACGTTTGCCCAAGCGGTCTCAATTTTAGAAAAAAATCAATAA
- a CDS encoding ComEA family DNA-binding protein — MDRIREFIDEYLYQILIGLVAVIVVFMFVIGGLLIGKGGETASSEEPVAVQSSSASSDTGSAASSSPGDQPKQVAAGTNQQMYVDVKGAVKNPGVYQVSSNMRVVDAIELAGGYNRSADKKKINLAQKLTDQQVIYVPIRGEKGTPVTSTVAASPTPSETPADSGSDNSAPSADGTSGASQQINLNTADKSKLQELTGIGDKKADQIIAYRQAHGQFKNIEELKEVPGFGDKTFANLKASICV, encoded by the coding sequence ATGGATAGGATACGTGAGTTTATTGATGAATATCTTTATCAGATACTAATTGGTTTAGTAGCAGTCATTGTTGTTTTTATGTTTGTAATTGGTGGGCTGTTGATTGGTAAAGGCGGTGAAACTGCAAGTTCCGAGGAACCGGTTGCTGTCCAAAGTTCCAGTGCAAGTTCAGATACGGGATCGGCCGCGAGTTCATCGCCTGGTGATCAACCCAAGCAAGTTGCTGCAGGCACTAATCAACAAATGTATGTTGACGTTAAAGGGGCAGTGAAGAATCCCGGTGTTTATCAGGTCAGCAGCAATATGCGGGTAGTCGATGCCATTGAATTGGCTGGTGGTTACAATCGGTCTGCGGACAAGAAGAAAATCAATTTGGCCCAGAAACTGACCGATCAACAAGTCATTTATGTACCGATTCGTGGTGAGAAGGGGACACCGGTCACGTCAACGGTTGCGGCCAGCCCCACGCCATCTGAGACTCCAGCAGATTCCGGGTCGGACAACTCAGCGCCATCGGCGGACGGAACTTCAGGAGCGTCTCAACAGATCAATTTGAATACGGCTGATAAGTCCAAGCTCCAAGAGCTAACCGGAATTGGGGACAAAAAAGCCGATCAGATCATTGCTTATCGCCAAGCACACGGCCAATTCAAAAACATTGAGGAGCTTAAGGAAGTCCCTGGGTTTGGTGATAAGACCTTTGCCAATCTGAAGGCATCAATTTGCGTCTAG
- a CDS encoding ComE operon protein 2, whose protein sequence is MDKRIKWDQYFMMQAVLLASRSTCERLSVGAVIVRDKRIIAGGYNGSVAGDDHCIDVGCYLEDGHCVRTIHAEMNAILQCAKFGESTDNAEIYVTDFPCLQCTKMLLQAGITKINYLRNYHNNDYAQKLIRLKNIELNKIKLTQADMDRVPFGSYLSD, encoded by the coding sequence ATGGATAAGCGAATTAAATGGGACCAATATTTTATGATGCAGGCGGTTTTACTGGCCTCACGGAGCACGTGCGAAAGATTGTCAGTCGGAGCAGTCATTGTCAGGGACAAACGGATTATCGCCGGTGGCTACAACGGATCCGTCGCGGGGGATGATCACTGCATTGACGTTGGCTGTTACCTGGAAGACGGTCATTGCGTGAGAACCATCCATGCGGAGATGAACGCCATTCTGCAGTGCGCCAAGTTCGGTGAAAGCACTGACAATGCTGAAATCTACGTGACGGATTTTCCGTGTCTTCAGTGCACCAAGATGCTACTTCAGGCTGGAATCACCAAAATCAATTACCTCAGAAATTACCATAATAATGATTACGCCCAAAAACTGATTAGGTTGAAAAATATTGAATTGAACAAAATTAAGTTAACTCAAGCCGATATGGATAGAGTGCCATTCGGATCCTATTTGTCTGACTAG